GGGTAACTAATACAAAATGCGCCAAGGAAGAAATAAGAAAACCGCCCTGACGTCACGCAGGACACGTAAGGAAGAAAAATGACATCCGCCGCACTCTTTGATCTTGATCAGATACTCACACCCATTGATGGGGAGGTGAATACCGGTGTAGACGTTCGTTTAGATGCATCCCCTACTTCTTTATACCAAACAATTAAACTTGCTCGAAGCTCTGCCCGTGCCGCTGAAAGAAACAGCATTCACGATGGCAATACATCTGAAGCCGACGAGCACTGGCGTACCATTCGTACCAACGCCCCCAACATTTTGCTCAACCAATCCAAAGACCTTGAAGTAGCCTGCTGGCTTACCGAGTCGGCGTTGCGTGCAAACGGCTTTCAAGGCTTGCGCGATGGTTTCAGCATTATTCATGGCCTTGTTGAAAATTTTTGGGACAACCTGCACCCCATGCCTGATGAAGATGGCTTGGAAACGCGGGTTGCCTGTCTCGCTGGCTTAAACGGCGAAGGTGCAGAAGGTGTTTTGATCGCGCCCATTCGTAAAACCATAATTACCGGCGGCAATTCCGTTGGCCCTTTTACCTATTGGGAATACCAGCAAGCACTGGAGTGCCAAAAGTTACCGGACGAAAAAGCCAAGCAGGCAAAAATAGAAAAGCTCGGGTTTAGCCTCGACAACATTGAAACCGCCGTTCGTGAAACCGATAACCAATTTTATGAAGATATGCGCGATGACCTCAATGTGGCCATTGAGCAATATAGAAAAGCAAGCACCCTTCTTGATGAACACTGCGGTGCTTTCGACGCACCACCTACCCGCACCATTTTAGAGGTGCTCGAAGACTGTCTCGGCGCGATCAACCACCTAGCTCGAGACAAACTCGCCATTCAAGAAGAGCCGGTAGAGAACGAAGAGACTGTAGAAACGGAAGATGGCACACCCGCCGCAACGAAGGCTGGTGTTCCTGCTCAAATTAATAACCGCGAAGCAGCATTTAAACAACTGCACGAAATCGCAGAGTTTTTTCGTAAAACAGAACCCCACTCACCGGTCTCTTATGTGTTACAAAAAGCAGTTAAATGGGGCCAAATGCCACTTAACGAACTTATTCTCGAACTTATACCGGACTCATCCTCCAGAAGCCATTACAGCGAGCTGACCGGCGTACTTGCGGATGACGACTAACACAAATTCCAACCTGGAGATTATTGACAATGTCAGAAAGTATACAAGATAAACTTGGGCGTGTAAGGAAAGCCCGCGTGCACATTACCTACGACTTGGAAACCAGTGGTGCCGTCGTTGAGAAAGAACTCCCATTTGTAATGGGTGTAATGGGTGATTACTCCGGTGACAACACCGAAGGTAAAAAAGCCCTAAAAGATCGTAAATTCGCCCAGGTGGATCGAGATAATTTTAATGAGCTAATGAGTAAAACCAACCCCCAGTTAAACCTCAAGGTTGAAAATACACTCGAGGGCGATGGCAGCGAAATGTCTACCAGCCTTAGCTTTAATAGCATGGAAGATTTCGAACCACAAAAGCTGGTTGAGCAGATTGATCCATTAAAAAAGCTCATGGAAACCCGCAACCAGCTCCGTGACCTGTTAACCAAAGCAGATCGCTCCGAAGACCTGGAAAATGTGCTAGAAGAAATTTTGAGCAATACCGCATCATTAAGCAGCTTGTCTGGTGAGCTGGGCGTAGAAGAAGAGGATGCCAAAGATGGCGAATAACGAAGAACAACTTGAGTCGCAAGAAGCCGGTGCAGCAGAAGCGACCGAAGCGAGCTTTCTCGAGCAGGCTATATCTGCCACTAAGCAAACGCCTCGCAACGAAACGGAAGAACTGTTAAAAACGCTCACAAAAGAAGCGACCAAAGGTACTGTGAAATGGGATAAAAACCTGAGCATTACCATTAGTTCGGCTATTGCAGCCATCGACAAAGTTATGTCCGACCAGTTGTGCGCAATCATGCACAGTGAAAAATTTCAGAAGCTAGAGGGCTCCTGGCGCGGCCTGCAATATCTGGTTATGAACTCCGAAACAAGCTCGCAACTTAAAATGCGCGTTATGAATATCAGTAAAAAAGAGCTTACTCGAGATTTGGAAAAAGCGGTTGAGTTTGACCAAAGCCAAATCTTCAAGAAAATTTACGAAAGCGAATTTGGCACCGCCGGCGGTGAGCCTTACGCCGCGCTCATTGGTGACTACGACTTCTCCGCGCACCCAGATGACCTTTCCCTGCTCTCAAAAATGTCTAACGTTGCGGCGGCAGGTTTTTGTCCGTTCGTTTCGGCAACAGCCCCAGAAATGTTTGGTTTTGAATCTTTCACCGAGCTTTCCAAGCCTCGTGATTTAGAAAAGATTTTCGAATCTGCAGAATACATTCAATGGCGCAGCTTCCGTGAAAGCGAAGACTCCCGTTTTGTTACGTTAACCATGCCTCGCACACTCGCTCGCCTCCCCTACGGTGAGGCCACCAAGCCGGTGGAAGAATTTAACTTCGAAGAAGCCAACGTAACCGCAGACGGCAAGCACCTAGAAAGCGAGCACGACTCCTACTGCTGGATGAACGCTGCCTACACATTAGGTACAACGCTCACCAAGGCATTCGCAAATTACGGATGGTGTACCACCATTCGCGGTGCTGAGGGCGGTGGTAAGGTAGAAGGTTTACCCAGCCACGTATTTATGAGTGATGACGGCGATGCCGATCAGAAGTGCCCCACCGAAATCGGTATTACCGACCGTCGTGAAGCTGAGCTTAGCAAATTGGGCTTCCTGCCTTTGTGTCACTACAAAAATACAGACTACGCGGTATTCTTTGGTGCTCAAACCACACAAAAGCCGAAAAAATTCGACGATCCCGATGCTTCCGGCAACGCAGCCATTTCTGCGCGCCTGCCTTACATTATGGCTACATCGCGCATTGCCCATTTCTTAAAAGTTATGGCACGCGACAAGATTGGCTCCTTTATGGAAGCCGACGAAGCCGAACGCTGGCTGAACACCTGGCTTAGCCAATACGTTAACGGCACGCCCGGCGCCAGTGCCGAAATGAAAGCCAAATATCCTTTAGCTGAAGCGAGAGTGGAAGTAAAAGAAGTACCAGGCCAACCCGGCGTGTTTAACGCAGTGGCTTATCTTCGCCCGTGGTTACAAATGGAAGAACTTACTGCGTCTCTCCGCCTAGTAGCCAACATACCCAAGGTTGGGTAATAACGCATCGGCTTACTGTATGCACAAGGGAGCCTTTTGGCTCCCTTATTTGCGGAATGATCAGGATTGTAGTTTGTGACCGCACCATCTCTACCATTATCAAGCTCAGCGCCACCCAGCGCCATCGACCTCGAGGAACTGTGCAGCTCCAGCCCGCATATCGTTTCTCTACAAGCGTTTCTCGCCGAAAACAATGCGGTTAAAGGCTTGAGCTACTTCCTAAACGAATACTGCTCCAACCCCATAACCAGCACAGAAGATATATGGCACAGCATAGACCAGGCCATTGCCCATATTGACGAGCAATTAAATAGTCAACTTAACGCCATCATCCATCATTCGAATTTTAAAAAGTTGGAAGCCTCTTGGCGGGGCTTGTGGTATTTAGTTATTCAGGCCGAAGGGATTCGCAACCTCAAAATTAAAACGCTAGATGCAAAATGGTCGGAAGTCAGTAAGGATATTGAGCGCACGCTCGATTTTGACCAAAGCCAGCTGTATAACAAAATTTACAGCGAAGAATACGGCACTCCCGGTGGCGAACCTTACGGTGTCATTATCGGTGACTATGAAATTACGCATAAAACCACAGCCAAATCCCCACATGATGACATTGCCACACTGAGCGGCCTCGCCGATATCGGCTCAGCAGCTTTTACGCCCTTCGTTCTCAGTGCAACCCCTGAATTACTGGGAGCAGACACCTTTTCGGAGCTTGGTCAGGGCACCCCATTAGCCGATATCTATGCACAGCAGGAGTATATTCGCTGGCGTAGCCTGCGCGAAAAACAAGAGGCCCGTTTTATTGGCCTAACCCTACCCAAAATTTTAATGCGCACACCCTATCAAAAAACGCACGGCAGTTATAAAGGGCTCACATTTCGTGAAAACATAACCGGCGATACTCAGGAGTCCTACCTATGGGGCAATGCCGCTTATGCCTTCGGCGGTATTTTAATTCGTGAGTTCGCAAGCGTTGGCTGGTTTGGGCATATTCGCGGCGTTCCACGCGATCTTCTTGGTGGTGGCTTGGTAACCAATTTGCCTCTAGATGAATTTACCACCGATGGTGACGGCATTGCCTACAAGCCAGTAACCGATATTCTAATCACCGATTCGCTAGAACGAGAAGTAAGCGAATTGGGTATGGTTCCATTGTGCAGTTGCTACAACACACCCTTTACAGCGTTTTATAGCAACCAATCTGTGCAAGTACAACCTAAAAACAAACGCAGTCAGCAGGCGATTAACTTTAAATTATCTACCATGCTGCAACACGTATTATGTGCCTCGCGGGTAGCACACTACATCAAAGTCATGATCCGCGATAAAGTAGGCTCATTTATGTCGGCCGAAGAATGCCAAACTTTTTTGCGCAGCTGGCTGATAAAATACACCACCGGCCGACACGACCTAGAGTGGGAGCAGCAAGCACGTTATCCGTTGCGCGAAGCCGATGTAAACGTACGGGAACACCCGGAAAAACCCGGAAAGTATCTGTGTGTTATACATCTGGTGCCCCACTACCAAGTAGACCAAATGGTTTCTGAGCTCGAGTTAGTAACCGAATTAGTGCAATCGAGTTAAGTGAGGACTACCCGTTGGCCAGAATAGATAAAAATAAAAATTTGCGTCCGTCAATTCTCGATAGGCTAATTGACAGCGATCCAAGAAGCACTCAGGAAGTTGAACCCAGCAAACACCAACAGCTAAGGGATCTACGTAAGAGTGTAAAGCGCGATCTGGAAAGCCTGCTCAACACTCGCTATCGCATTATTTCGCCACCAGAAGAACTGACACAATTGGAAAGCTCCATTTTGAATTACGGATTAGCCGACCTAGCCACAGTCAACATCACCGACTTGGCCAAACGCCGCGAATTTACGCGAAACCTAGAAGGCCTGCTAAAACGCTACGAGCCTCGTTTTAAAACAGTGAACGTGAATTACCAAGAAAACCCAGACAGCAGTGACCGCACCCTACGTTTTAGAATAGATGCAACCATCTACGCCGACCCTTCACCGGAAGTGATTGTTTTCGACTCTGTACTCGAACCGGTTTCCCGCACAGTCAATATTGAGGAATCCAACCATGTCTGATGAATTGCTGCCCTATTATGAAAAAGAACTAGCGTTTATTCGCCAGATGGGCTCGGAGTTTTCTCGCGAAAACCCAAAAATAGCGGGTCGCTTGGGGATCAATAACGACACCATTGAAGACCCACATGTCTCCAGACTTGTCGAAAGCTTCGCTTATCTAAACGCGCGCATACAGCATAAGCTAGATGACGATTTCCCAGAGCTTACCGACGCCCTGCTAAACGTCGTTTTCCCACATTACCTTCGCCCTATTCCATCACTTACCATGGTGGAATTTACAGCCGATCAAGAACAGCTCGAGAGCAAATACACTGTAGAAAAAGACACCGAAATTGAAACAGAGTATTTTCAGGGTGAAAATTGCCGTTTTTCTACCTGCTACCCCGTTGAGCTATACCCCATAGAAATCACCAAAGCGACGCTCATTGGCCGGCCGTTTCTAACGCCTGGCGCCGACAAAATGTCTAACTGTGCCAGTGTACTCAAATTGAGTATTAAAACGTTTAACAGCGATATTGAAATTAAAGACATTGGCCTAGATAAGCTACGCCTTTACCTTAAAGGGCAACCTCAACATGTTCACCCGCTTTACCAAATGTTGCTTAGGGAAACACACCAAATTGTACTTACTGGGTCTGAAGACGATTTACAGCCCACCTACCTCGACAGTACGGCACTACAGCCGGTAGGCTTTACCGAGAACGAAGGTTTACTTTCCTATCCAGAAAATTCATTTCTAGGCTACCGTCTCTTAACCGAGTATTTTGCTTTCCCCGATAAATTTATGTTTATCGACATATGCAATCTATCTAAACACCTTCCAGAGAACGCCAGTGATCAACTGGACATTTACATTTATCTCAAAGACAGTAATATCGAGCTGGAACACAATATTAGTGAAAAAACATTTGTGCTGGGCGCAACGCCCGCAGTAAATATTTTTAGCTTAAAATGCGACCCGATTAAACTTGACCACACCCAGACGGAATACCATTTACTACCCGATTCGCGCAGGCCAAAAGGCTTTGAAGTTCAGTCTGTTGAAAAAGTTGTTGCCTCCACATCCAGTGGCGACAAAACAGACTATTTACCTTTTTACGGTATTAGGCATGAACATAAAGACCCTGCAGACCATGCCTACTGGTTCGCTACCCGCCGACCGGCAAAATCGGGCTTTGGCGAGCGCGACGAAGGTACCGATGTATACCTCAATTTAGTGGACCTAGAGTTTAACCCCAATATTCCACACGATCGCACACTGTCAATTGAAGCCGTTTGCAGTAACAGAGACCTGCCAACCAAACTACCTTTTGGTGTAGACCAACCCAAATTGCAGTGCAGCAACAGCGCGCCACCCTGCTCCAAGATTCGATGCCTTACAAAACCTACACCAGTTATTCGTCCACCGTTAAAAAATCATGCTCGATGGCGATTACTATCGCACCTGAATTTAAACCACCTGTCATTAACCGGTGGTGGCAAAGCAGCAGACGCCTTAAAAGAAATATTACGACTTTACGATTTTACTGAAACATCAGTTTCTCGCGCACTCATCGATTCCATTTTGGCCGTTGATGCCCATGCCATTAGTGCGCCACTACCCATTAATGGCCACACCACTATGTGTCGTGGTGTGGAGATAGATATACTACTCGATAACGCCCTACTGACTGGCAGTAGTAGCTTTTTATACGCCAGCGTACTGGAACACTTTTTTGCCGTTTATTGCTCAGTAAATTCATTTACTCGGGTACTCGTTAAACTTAAAAACAAAGATGATTATTTAAAAAAATGTCCACCAAGAGCCGGCGAAAAAGTTTTTCTGTAATTGACCGGCTCATTCGTGAGCCAGGACAATTCTGTTTTACTCAAGCGGTGAGGCTGCTAGAGCGGGCGTCTACTTATCGCAACTTTGGCGCTGGCGAAAATCGCAATACACGCACTATTGGCAGATTCGCCCCAGCAGAAAGGGAATCGATAAGGTTCGAAAGCAATTCGTCACTGTCTTTTCCTGAGTCAGATATTCAACTCATTAAAGATGAGCCTCAAGCATACAAACCGAGTACCTGGCGTGTACTGGTGAATTTTATCGGCCTAAATGGAGCCATGGGTATTCTGCCCTTCCACTACAGTGAACTTGCGATACAACGATTACGAAAAAAAGATGCCAGTTTTGTCCGCTTTCTAAACCTTTTCAATCACCGCATCACATCTTTGTTTTATCAGGCTTCGATTAAGTATCGATTACCACTGCAATATGAAACCCAGCGGCTAGAAAGAGACAAAAGACAATCACTTAACGTTCAATCTGATAATCACACCCTCGCGATTTTATCGTTACTGGGGTTGAGTAGCGGACATTTAACCAACCGCCAATCACTACACGACGAATCGCTGATTTTTTACAGCGGTTTACTCTGTCAGCGGGTGAAGACGGCAAAAGGGTTAAAACAGATTCTACAGCACTACTTTCAAGTCCCCATTCAAGTAAATGAGTTTGTTGGCCAGTGGCAACCGCTCATCGACGATGTTCGAACACGGCTTCCCGGGCCTGGGCTTCCTCTTGGGCAAAACTCACGCTTAGGTCAAACCAGTATGCTGGGAAGCCAGGGTTGGTTCGCACAGGGAAAATTACAAATTATTGTTGGCCCTCTCAGCCAGCAAGCACACCGCCAATTTGCGCCGGGTAGTCGCAGCTGTAACGCGCTCAATGAATTAAGCCGCTTTTATTTGGGCATGGAATACGACTTCGAATTTGTAATTAAAGTAAATCGCTCAAACCTGCAAGACAAGGTTGTACTTAACCCCAAGGCGCCCCCCATTATGGGGTGGAGCACCTGGCTTTCAGATTCTCGCCCAGAAAGTAGCGAGACCGCCGTTCTGGATATAAAAATATCGTCCAGCTGTTAAATAAGAGACTATTAAGGACCGCAAAATGATCAACATCGATTTAAAATCACTGGTGGGCAAACTCAACGATCAAGCACGGAATGCACTAGAAGGCGCCGCAGGCCTTTGCATGGCGCGCACACACTACAATGTGGAAGTTGAGCACTGGCTACTAAAACTGTTGGAAATACCCAATAACGATTTTAACGCGCTGCTGGAAAAATTCGAAGTAGATCGCGGCAAGCTCAACCAACAGTTAAATCAGGAGCTGGATAAAATTAAATCCGGCAACTCCCGCAGAGCTGCACTCTCCCCCACCATTGTTGACCTCGCTAAAAGCGCCTGGATACTCGCCTCTGTTGAATACGGGCACCCCGTTGCAACATCCGGTCACATATTGGCTGCACTTTTACTGGATGAAAATTTACGGCGCGGTGGTGCTGCATCGTCCAGTGAACTCGAAAAAATTGCACCCGAATCAATGCGTGAGCTTGTTCGCTCAGTTGTTGGCAGTACGCAGGAATCTGAAAATTTGTATGCTTCGGGCGATACCACTGCGCCCACTACCGCCAGCGGCGAACCCATTGGCCCAAGCAAATCCCCCGCATTAGACAAGTTTACGGTAAACCTCACAGCAGCCGCAAAAAAAGGCAAGATCGACCCGGTGCTGGGTCGCGACGAAGAAATACGTCAGATTATCGACATCCTTATCCGTCGGCGCCAAAACAACCCCATTCTCACCGGTGAAGCCGGTGTAGGTAAAACCGCCGTTGTGGAAGGTTTTGCACTACGTATCGCTTCCGGTGACGTGCCAAAGCCTTTGAGAAATGTCACCATACGAAGTTTGGATCTCGGCCTTCTTCAGGCTGGCGCTAGTGTTAAGGGTGAATTCGAAAACCGTCTTAAATCGGTTATTTCCGAAGTTAAAGCCTCGCCAGAACCCATTATCATGTTTATCGATGAAGCCCACACGCTTATCGGTGCTGGAGGCAAAGAAGGCCAAGGCGATGCAGCCAACCTGTTAAA
The Teredinibacter franksiae DNA segment above includes these coding regions:
- the tssC gene encoding type VI secretion system contractile sheath large subunit produces the protein MTAPSLPLSSSAPPSAIDLEELCSSSPHIVSLQAFLAENNAVKGLSYFLNEYCSNPITSTEDIWHSIDQAIAHIDEQLNSQLNAIIHHSNFKKLEASWRGLWYLVIQAEGIRNLKIKTLDAKWSEVSKDIERTLDFDQSQLYNKIYSEEYGTPGGEPYGVIIGDYEITHKTTAKSPHDDIATLSGLADIGSAAFTPFVLSATPELLGADTFSELGQGTPLADIYAQQEYIRWRSLREKQEARFIGLTLPKILMRTPYQKTHGSYKGLTFRENITGDTQESYLWGNAAYAFGGILIREFASVGWFGHIRGVPRDLLGGGLVTNLPLDEFTTDGDGIAYKPVTDILITDSLEREVSELGMVPLCSCYNTPFTAFYSNQSVQVQPKNKRSQQAINFKLSTMLQHVLCASRVAHYIKVMIRDKVGSFMSAEECQTFLRSWLIKYTTGRHDLEWEQQARYPLREADVNVREHPEKPGKYLCVIHLVPHYQVDQMVSELELVTELVQSS
- the tssB gene encoding type VI secretion system contractile sheath small subunit, which translates into the protein MSESIQDKLGRVRKARVHITYDLETSGAVVEKELPFVMGVMGDYSGDNTEGKKALKDRKFAQVDRDNFNELMSKTNPQLNLKVENTLEGDGSEMSTSLSFNSMEDFEPQKLVEQIDPLKKLMETRNQLRDLLTKADRSEDLENVLEEILSNTASLSSLSGELGVEEEDAKDGE
- the tssF gene encoding type VI secretion system baseplate subunit TssF is translated as MSDELLPYYEKELAFIRQMGSEFSRENPKIAGRLGINNDTIEDPHVSRLVESFAYLNARIQHKLDDDFPELTDALLNVVFPHYLRPIPSLTMVEFTADQEQLESKYTVEKDTEIETEYFQGENCRFSTCYPVELYPIEITKATLIGRPFLTPGADKMSNCASVLKLSIKTFNSDIEIKDIGLDKLRLYLKGQPQHVHPLYQMLLRETHQIVLTGSEDDLQPTYLDSTALQPVGFTENEGLLSYPENSFLGYRLLTEYFAFPDKFMFIDICNLSKHLPENASDQLDIYIYLKDSNIELEHNISEKTFVLGATPAVNIFSLKCDPIKLDHTQTEYHLLPDSRRPKGFEVQSVEKVVASTSSGDKTDYLPFYGIRHEHKDPADHAYWFATRRPAKSGFGERDEGTDVYLNLVDLEFNPNIPHDRTLSIEAVCSNRDLPTKLPFGVDQPKLQCSNSAPPCSKIRCLTKPTPVIRPPLKNHARWRLLSHLNLNHLSLTGGGKAADALKEILRLYDFTETSVSRALIDSILAVDAHAISAPLPINGHTTMCRGVEIDILLDNALLTGSSSFLYASVLEHFFAVYCSVNSFTRVLVKLKNKDDYLKKCPPRAGEKVFL
- the tssC gene encoding type VI secretion system contractile sheath large subunit; the protein is MANNEEQLESQEAGAAEATEASFLEQAISATKQTPRNETEELLKTLTKEATKGTVKWDKNLSITISSAIAAIDKVMSDQLCAIMHSEKFQKLEGSWRGLQYLVMNSETSSQLKMRVMNISKKELTRDLEKAVEFDQSQIFKKIYESEFGTAGGEPYAALIGDYDFSAHPDDLSLLSKMSNVAAAGFCPFVSATAPEMFGFESFTELSKPRDLEKIFESAEYIQWRSFRESEDSRFVTLTMPRTLARLPYGEATKPVEEFNFEEANVTADGKHLESEHDSYCWMNAAYTLGTTLTKAFANYGWCTTIRGAEGGGKVEGLPSHVFMSDDGDADQKCPTEIGITDRREAELSKLGFLPLCHYKNTDYAVFFGAQTTQKPKKFDDPDASGNAAISARLPYIMATSRIAHFLKVMARDKIGSFMEADEAERWLNTWLSQYVNGTPGASAEMKAKYPLAEARVEVKEVPGQPGVFNAVAYLRPWLQMEELTASLRLVANIPKVG
- the tssE gene encoding type VI secretion system baseplate subunit TssE codes for the protein MARIDKNKNLRPSILDRLIDSDPRSTQEVEPSKHQQLRDLRKSVKRDLESLLNTRYRIISPPEELTQLESSILNYGLADLATVNITDLAKRREFTRNLEGLLKRYEPRFKTVNVNYQENPDSSDRTLRFRIDATIYADPSPEVIVFDSVLEPVSRTVNIEESNHV
- the tssG gene encoding type VI secretion system baseplate subunit TssG, with the translated sequence MSTKSRRKSFSVIDRLIREPGQFCFTQAVRLLERASTYRNFGAGENRNTRTIGRFAPAERESIRFESNSSLSFPESDIQLIKDEPQAYKPSTWRVLVNFIGLNGAMGILPFHYSELAIQRLRKKDASFVRFLNLFNHRITSLFYQASIKYRLPLQYETQRLERDKRQSLNVQSDNHTLAILSLLGLSSGHLTNRQSLHDESLIFYSGLLCQRVKTAKGLKQILQHYFQVPIQVNEFVGQWQPLIDDVRTRLPGPGLPLGQNSRLGQTSMLGSQGWFAQGKLQIIVGPLSQQAHRQFAPGSRSCNALNELSRFYLGMEYDFEFVIKVNRSNLQDKVVLNPKAPPIMGWSTWLSDSRPESSETAVLDIKISSSC
- the tssA gene encoding type VI secretion system protein TssA: MTSAALFDLDQILTPIDGEVNTGVDVRLDASPTSLYQTIKLARSSARAAERNSIHDGNTSEADEHWRTIRTNAPNILLNQSKDLEVACWLTESALRANGFQGLRDGFSIIHGLVENFWDNLHPMPDEDGLETRVACLAGLNGEGAEGVLIAPIRKTIITGGNSVGPFTYWEYQQALECQKLPDEKAKQAKIEKLGFSLDNIETAVRETDNQFYEDMRDDLNVAIEQYRKASTLLDEHCGAFDAPPTRTILEVLEDCLGAINHLARDKLAIQEEPVENEETVETEDGTPAATKAGVPAQINNREAAFKQLHEIAEFFRKTEPHSPVSYVLQKAVKWGQMPLNELILELIPDSSSRSHYSELTGVLADDD